A window from Deltaproteobacteria bacterium encodes these proteins:
- a CDS encoding phosphatidylserine decarboxylase family protein yields the protein MKIAKEGIWFIVLALGLAVGAYLVHWMVGVLFSLVSLFVINFFRDPERQAPIDSSLMVTGADGRILKIEQLTSSPYFNEPHQRISIFMSPFNVHVNRVPMDGTVEKIEYHPGKFFNASLDKASQHNERNAVWLKGLDGARVAFVQIAGFIARRIVCYAKVGDEYKKGERYGMIRFGSRMELYFPNDWKVLVGVGDKVYAGRTPLAKMGLS from the coding sequence ATGAAAATAGCGAAAGAAGGAATTTGGTTTATTGTTTTGGCGCTGGGGTTGGCGGTGGGGGCGTATTTGGTTCATTGGATGGTGGGGGTGTTGTTTAGTTTAGTGTCATTGTTTGTGATTAATTTTTTTCGTGATCCTGAACGCCAAGCACCAATCGATTCTAGCCTCATGGTGACAGGGGCCGATGGGCGGATTTTAAAAATAGAACAACTTACCAGCAGCCCTTATTTCAATGAACCTCATCAGCGTATCAGTATTTTTATGAGCCCGTTCAATGTTCATGTGAATCGTGTGCCTATGGATGGGACGGTAGAGAAGATCGAATACCATCCCGGTAAATTTTTTAATGCCAGTTTAGATAAGGCCTCGCAGCATAATGAACGCAATGCAGTTTGGCTAAAGGGGCTTGATGGGGCTAGGGTTGCCTTTGTGCAAATCGCGGGTTTCATCGCGAGGAGGATCGTTTGTTATGCCAAGGTGGGGGATGAATATAAAAAAGGCGAGCGTTATGGGATGATTCGATTTGGCTCCCGGATGGAGCTTTATTTCCCCAATGATTGGAAGGTGTTAGTGGGGGTAGGCGATAAAGTTTATGCGGGCCGTACACCGCTTGCTAAAATGGGATTGTCTTGA
- the ilvN gene encoding acetolactate synthase small subunit produces MKILTHTLMALVANSAGVLARITKFFGEHGYNIDALTVAPTYHDPRVSRITIVTKGNTAVLEKMVQELSQLEDISKVVVVREEDYLCRELLLVKAKADHKNQKEVLKIIREVQGEILDEESGAIIAMLHNHPDQNDQAIHQLKAFGVIEVVRTGRVAIGKGKTAFRQT; encoded by the coding sequence TTGAAAATTTTAACCCATACCCTCATGGCCCTCGTGGCCAACTCTGCTGGTGTCTTAGCCCGCATCACAAAATTCTTTGGTGAGCATGGTTATAATATTGATGCCCTTACCGTAGCACCCACCTATCATGATCCACGAGTTTCTCGCATCACCATTGTCACCAAGGGTAATACTGCGGTGCTAGAAAAAATGGTGCAAGAGTTAAGCCAATTAGAAGATATTTCTAAAGTTGTGGTGGTGCGGGAAGAAGACTATTTATGTAGGGAGTTGCTTTTAGTGAAGGCTAAGGCCGATCATAAGAATCAAAAAGAAGTTTTGAAAATTATTCGTGAGGTTCAAGGTGAAATTTTAGATGAAGAATCAGGGGCGATTATTGCGATGCTGCATAATCATCCTGATCAAAACGATCAAGCCATTCATCAGCTCAAGGCGTTTGGGGTGATTGAAGTTGTGAGGACGGGGCGGGTTGCTATTGGAAAGGGTAAGACCGCATTTCGACAGACATAA